From one Chanodichthys erythropterus isolate Z2021 chromosome 3, ASM2448905v1, whole genome shotgun sequence genomic stretch:
- the LOC137017424 gene encoding trypsin-2-like, whose translation MKFNTALTVAGALLLNIAGSLCQLDVCGQAPLNNKIVGGQNAAAGSWPWQVSIQSASFGGHFCGGSLINKDWVLSAAHCFQSSSLGTIGVYLGLQSQSGSNPNQVFKTVSRFINHPSYNNPSDDNDIALLQLSSSVTFSDYIKPVCLAAAGSTFAAGTESWVTGWGALQSGGTAPDILQEVMIPIVSNSDCNNAYRGGITSNMMCAGLLNQGGKDACQGDSGGPMVSRNGSLWIQSGIVSFGIGCADPKYPGVYARVSRYQDWINSYMGSNQPGYVSFTSDGFRSSPNLILFSISLTFSIIPFICSVFLSS comes from the exons ATGAAGTTTAACACAGCTTTGACTGTTGCTGGAGCCTTACTTCTCAACATAGCAG GTTCTCTCTGCCAGTTAGATG TATGTGGTCAAGCTCCCCTCAACAACAAGATTGTTGGAGGACAAAATGCAGCGGCAGGGTCCTGGCCATGGCAAGTCAGCATTCAAAGTGCCAGCTTTGGAGGCCATTTTTGTGGCGGGAGTCTGATTAATAAAGACTGGGTTTTGTCTGCTGCTCACTGCTTCCAGAG CTCCTCCCTTGGTACTATTGGGGTCTACCTAGGACTTCAGAGCCAATCAGGCTCAAACCCTAATCAGGTATTCAAGACAGTGAGTAGATTCATTAACCATCCTAGCTATAACAATCCTAGCGATGACAACGACATAGCCCTGCTCCAGCTCTCTTCCTCCGTGACTTTCTCTGATTATATTAAGCCAGTCTGTTTGGCTGCTGCTGGTAGTACATTTGCTGCAGGTACAGAGAGCTGGGTCACTGGATGGGGAGCGCTACAGTCTGGAG GCACAGCTCCTGACATTCTGCAGGAGGTGATGATACCAATTGTGAGCAACAGCGACTGTAATAATGCTTATAGAGGTGGCATCACAAGCAATATGATGTGTGCTGGATTGTTGAATCAGGGAGGGAAAGATGCATGTCAG GGAGACTCTGGAGGTCCAATGGTCAGTAGGAACGGCTCTCTGTGGATTCAGTCTGGCATTGTGAGTTTTGGTATAGGATGTGCTGACCCCAAATATCCTGGTGTGTACGCCCGAGTGTCTCGATACCAGGACTGGATCAACTCTTACATGGgaagcaaccagcctggatatgTCTCCTTCACTTCCGATGGATTCAGAAGCTCACCTAACCtgattttattttccatttctCTCACATTCTCCATTATTCCTTTCATATGCTCCGTGTTTCTCTCTTCATAG